In Nonomuraea sp. NBC_00507, the following are encoded in one genomic region:
- a CDS encoding alpha/beta fold hydrolase, with protein sequence MKRVAALVAALALIGVTTWLVWPSAPEVRAQDQKITVVDGPADDQRVELDTTFFPPPGGGKAPAVLIGHGFGGSKQSVRQQAMRVAQDGYAVLTWSARGFGRSTGEIALNSPDYEVKDVKQLIDWLAKRPEVLLDASGDPRVGIVGGSYGGSIALMTAAHDQRVDAIVPQITWSDLADALFPNAAVQPPAATDQDTSGAASAQSPAGAPANGLGQPESGVFKRMWAGIFFGQGVSLESFALQGQGQRQEAGPLTPQQARCGRFLPAICDMYQQVAKDGKATPEAVALLRKSSPITVAGQIKAPTLLLQGQRDSLFPLSHADANAKAIAAAGTPVSLAWFDGGHDGGNGEADWLFEQSSAWFARYLKGDVSAQTAPPVSAFTVTRDGGRDPGTRQRIRLHPEAASYPGLAGTDTTTVELSGPEQSIVNPPGGAPASISTVPGIGGLLGGQNTAGVSIDMPGQSAAFESRPLTAPLQLTGTTTAKIKVSGKGEATLFAKLYDVADTATQPPTLPAGLVAPIRVTIPEGAGSVEATITLPAVDHRFAVGHRLRLVVTTTDMGFATPAEPATYQVSLASPALAVPTVRTLAAPPSGVAWWVWAMPLAAVVIAAALLATGRASTLAPAGAGVRRRAVPAAVTGRSAHDGPAEPGGEPVPLEISGLTKAYRNGELAVDGLSFRVEKGQVLGLLGPNGAGKTTTMRMMMGLIRPDDGEIRIFGDRVTPGAPVLSRLGSFVEGPGFLPHLSGRDNIELYWAATGRPSADAHFDEALEIAGLGKALERAVRTYSQGMRQRLAIAQAMLGLPDLLVLDEPTNGLDPPQIREMREVLKRYARDGRTVIVSSHMLAEVEQTCSHVVVMHRGRLVSAGPVSQLLTSASAGAATGNGHGPRLEDVFLDLIGDKS encoded by the coding sequence ATGAAGCGTGTGGCCGCGCTGGTAGCGGCACTCGCCCTCATCGGGGTGACGACGTGGCTGGTGTGGCCGTCGGCTCCTGAGGTGCGGGCCCAGGACCAGAAGATAACCGTCGTCGACGGACCCGCCGACGACCAACGGGTGGAGCTCGATACGACGTTCTTCCCGCCGCCGGGGGGCGGGAAGGCGCCTGCCGTGCTGATCGGCCACGGTTTCGGCGGAAGCAAGCAGAGCGTCAGGCAGCAGGCGATGCGGGTCGCCCAGGACGGCTACGCGGTGCTGACCTGGTCGGCACGCGGATTCGGCCGCTCGACCGGCGAGATCGCGCTCAACTCCCCCGACTACGAGGTCAAGGACGTCAAGCAGCTGATCGACTGGCTCGCCAAGCGTCCGGAGGTCCTGCTGGACGCCTCGGGCGACCCGCGCGTGGGCATCGTGGGCGGCTCGTACGGCGGCTCCATCGCCCTGATGACGGCGGCCCACGACCAGCGGGTCGACGCGATCGTGCCGCAGATCACCTGGTCCGACCTGGCCGACGCCCTCTTCCCCAACGCAGCCGTCCAGCCCCCCGCCGCCACAGACCAGGACACCTCCGGCGCGGCCTCCGCCCAGAGCCCGGCCGGTGCCCCAGCGAACGGCCTGGGGCAGCCTGAGAGCGGCGTGTTCAAGCGCATGTGGGCAGGCATCTTCTTCGGCCAGGGCGTCTCGCTGGAGAGCTTCGCGCTCCAGGGCCAGGGGCAGCGGCAGGAGGCCGGGCCGCTGACGCCCCAGCAGGCGCGCTGCGGCAGGTTCCTGCCGGCGATCTGCGACATGTACCAGCAGGTCGCCAAGGACGGCAAGGCCACACCGGAGGCCGTCGCCCTGCTGCGCAAGTCGAGCCCGATCACCGTGGCCGGCCAGATCAAGGCGCCGACGCTGCTCCTGCAGGGCCAGCGCGACTCGTTGTTCCCGCTCAGCCACGCCGACGCCAACGCCAAGGCGATCGCCGCCGCGGGCACCCCGGTCAGCCTGGCGTGGTTCGACGGCGGGCACGACGGCGGCAACGGCGAGGCCGACTGGCTCTTCGAGCAGTCCTCGGCCTGGTTCGCCCGCTATCTGAAGGGTGACGTCTCGGCTCAGACGGCGCCGCCGGTCAGCGCGTTCACGGTGACGCGCGACGGCGGGCGCGACCCCGGCACCCGCCAGCGCATCCGGCTGCATCCGGAGGCCGCCTCCTACCCCGGCCTCGCCGGCACCGACACCACGACGGTGGAGCTGAGCGGCCCCGAGCAGAGCATCGTCAACCCGCCCGGCGGCGCCCCGGCCTCGATCTCGACGGTGCCGGGCATCGGCGGCCTGCTGGGCGGCCAGAACACCGCGGGCGTCTCGATCGACATGCCCGGCCAGAGCGCCGCCTTCGAGTCGCGGCCTCTCACGGCCCCGCTCCAGCTCACCGGCACCACCACAGCCAAGATCAAGGTGTCGGGCAAGGGCGAGGCGACGCTGTTCGCGAAGCTGTACGACGTGGCCGACACCGCCACTCAGCCACCGACGTTGCCCGCCGGGCTGGTGGCGCCGATCCGCGTGACGATCCCGGAGGGCGCGGGCAGTGTGGAGGCCACGATCACCCTGCCCGCCGTGGACCACCGCTTCGCCGTCGGCCACCGGCTCCGCCTGGTGGTGACCACCACGGACATGGGGTTCGCCACTCCGGCCGAGCCCGCCACCTACCAGGTGTCGCTGGCCTCCCCCGCCCTCGCCGTGCCCACGGTGCGCACGCTCGCCGCCCCGCCGTCCGGGGTCGCGTGGTGGGTGTGGGCGATGCCGCTGGCCGCCGTGGTGATCGCCGCCGCGCTGCTGGCGACCGGCCGCGCCTCGACCCTCGCGCCGGCGGGCGCCGGGGTGCGCCGCAGGGCCGTGCCCGCCGCCGTCACCGGCCGGAGCGCCCACGACGGCCCGGCCGAACCGGGCGGCGAGCCGGTGCCGCTGGAGATCAGCGGGCTGACGAAGGCGTACAGGAACGGGGAGCTGGCCGTCGACGGCCTGTCGTTCCGGGTCGAGAAGGGCCAGGTGCTGGGCCTGCTCGGGCCGAACGGCGCAGGCAAGACGACCACGATGCGGATGATGATGGGCCTCATCCGGCCGGACGACGGCGAGATCCGGATCTTCGGCGACCGGGTGACGCCGGGGGCGCCGGTGCTCTCCAGGCTCGGGTCGTTCGTCGAGGGCCCCGGGTTCCTGCCGCACCTGTCCGGCCGGGACAACATCGAGCTCTACTGGGCCGCCACCGGCCGCCCGTCCGCCGACGCCCATTTCGACGAGGCGCTGGAGATCGCCGGCCTGGGCAAGGCGCTGGAACGTGCCGTACGCACCTACTCCCAGGGCATGCGGCAGCGGCTGGCCATCGCGCAGGCCATGCTCGGCCTGCCGGACCTGCTCGTGCTCGACGAACCTACGAACGGTCTCGACCCGCCCCAGATCAGGGAGATGCGCGAGGTGCTCAAGCGCTACGCGCGCGACGGCCGTACCGTGATCGTCTCCAGTCACATGCTCGCCGAGGTGGAGCAGACCTGCAGCCACGTCGTCGTCATGCACCGGGGCCGGCTGGTCTCGGCCGGGCCGGTGTCGCAGCTGCTCACGTCGGCCTCCGCCGGGGCCGCCACCGGCAACGGGCACGGGCCGCGGCTGGAAGACGTGTTCCTCGACCTCATTGGAGACAAGTCATGA
- a CDS encoding cytochrome P450, with protein MTVQPAVEAFLPSTYAKAVPYDLLAHLRRETPVCWIPEPAIGPWREGPGYWAVFRHADVKQVLRSTEDFSSHLGATQLRDFDTPADLAFVQNMMVNMDAPGHARLRKIVAAAFTPRAVRALERAIAERAAALFAEGECDFVEVTADLPVWTLAHVMGFPEQDRRLLYDWASRVIGYQDADHADLSTAEAESLTPMGRRAVALRPRLEPGTNPRSKAALADVFAYAHDLAEAPVDDESLMAAMMKGGLTVEEFENMFSLFAVAGNETVRNGIPGGLLTLLQHPAELARLRDDPSLLDSAIEEMLRFWPPVMHFRRTATRDLTLGGRDIRAGDKVVVYHISANRDPSVFPDPDRFDIARTPNDHVSFGFGPHFCIGAHLARAQMRSIFRELLAWDVELAGSPQRLTSNFQNGLKHLPVRLTRRPSLSRL; from the coding sequence GTGACGGTCCAGCCCGCAGTGGAGGCGTTCCTGCCGTCCACCTACGCGAAAGCCGTGCCGTACGACTTGTTAGCCCACCTGAGGCGGGAGACTCCCGTCTGCTGGATCCCCGAGCCCGCCATCGGCCCCTGGCGTGAGGGTCCGGGTTACTGGGCCGTCTTCAGGCACGCCGACGTCAAGCAGGTCCTGCGCAGCACGGAAGACTTCTCCTCCCACCTCGGCGCCACCCAGCTCCGCGACTTCGACACCCCCGCTGACTTGGCCTTCGTTCAGAACATGATGGTCAACATGGACGCGCCCGGCCACGCCAGGCTGCGCAAGATCGTGGCGGCGGCCTTCACGCCGCGCGCCGTGCGAGCGCTGGAGCGGGCGATCGCTGAACGCGCGGCGGCGCTGTTCGCGGAGGGCGAGTGCGACTTCGTGGAGGTGACCGCCGACCTGCCCGTGTGGACGCTGGCCCACGTCATGGGCTTCCCGGAGCAGGACAGGCGACTGCTGTACGACTGGGCGTCGCGGGTCATCGGCTATCAGGACGCCGACCACGCGGACCTCTCGACGGCCGAAGCGGAGTCCCTCACCCCGATGGGCCGCCGCGCCGTCGCGCTGCGTCCCCGGCTCGAGCCTGGGACGAATCCGCGTTCCAAGGCGGCGCTGGCCGACGTGTTCGCCTATGCGCACGACCTGGCCGAGGCCCCCGTCGACGACGAATCCCTCATGGCCGCCATGATGAAGGGCGGCCTGACCGTAGAGGAATTCGAGAACATGTTCTCCCTCTTCGCCGTCGCGGGCAACGAGACCGTCCGCAACGGCATCCCCGGCGGCCTCCTCACGCTCCTCCAGCACCCGGCCGAGCTGGCCCGCCTGCGCGACGACCCCTCCCTGCTCGACTCCGCCATCGAGGAGATGCTCCGCTTCTGGCCGCCGGTCATGCACTTCCGCCGTACGGCCACGCGCGACCTCACCCTCGGCGGCCGCGACATCCGCGCGGGTGACAAGGTGGTCGTCTACCACATCTCCGCGAACCGCGACCCGTCCGTCTTCCCCGACCCCGACCGCTTCGACATCGCCCGCACCCCGAACGACCACGTCAGCTTCGGCTTCGGCCCGCACTTCTGCATCGGCGCCCACCTGGCCCGCGCCCAGATGCGCTCGATCTTCAGGGAACTGCTCGCTTGGGATGTCGAGCTCGCGGGCAGCCCGCAAAGGCTCACGTCGAACTTCCAGAACGGCCTCAAGCACCTCCCCGTACGCCTCACCAGGCGCCCCTCACTGAGCCGCCTATAG
- a CDS encoding ABC transporter permease: MTAAPGYAPRRTLPLRVEIIRQFKRRRTMVMFGLLLALPWILVIAFQFGPQSSGQQQAALRISDLATESGLNFSAFALSVSASFLLVVAVALFCGDTVASEANWSSLRYLLAAPIPRDRLLRQKLIVALGYSAAAVICLPLMALLAGTLAFGWNDIQVPGTGETIPAFDVLPRFGIVIGYALVSQLVVAALAFFISTVTDSPLGAVGGAVGLWIVCNILQAVEALGVLREFLPTFWNNAWVDALAPELDWSGMAKGASVSITYAAILIAVAFRRFRRKDVVS, encoded by the coding sequence ATGACCGCCGCGCCGGGCTACGCGCCCCGCCGCACGCTGCCGCTGCGGGTGGAGATCATCAGGCAGTTCAAGCGGCGGCGGACGATGGTGATGTTCGGCCTGCTGCTGGCGCTGCCGTGGATCCTGGTGATCGCGTTCCAGTTCGGGCCGCAGTCCAGCGGGCAGCAGCAGGCGGCGCTGCGCATCTCCGACCTGGCGACGGAGAGCGGACTCAACTTCTCCGCGTTCGCCCTGTCGGTGTCGGCCAGCTTCCTGCTGGTGGTGGCGGTCGCCCTGTTCTGCGGTGACACGGTGGCCAGCGAGGCCAACTGGTCGTCACTGCGTTATCTGCTGGCCGCCCCGATCCCCCGGGACCGGCTGCTGCGGCAGAAGCTGATCGTGGCGCTGGGCTACTCGGCGGCGGCGGTGATCTGCCTGCCGCTGATGGCGCTGCTGGCGGGCACGCTGGCGTTCGGGTGGAACGACATCCAGGTGCCCGGCACGGGTGAGACGATCCCGGCGTTCGACGTGCTGCCACGCTTCGGCATCGTGATCGGGTACGCGCTGGTCAGCCAGCTCGTGGTGGCCGCGCTGGCGTTCTTCATCTCGACCGTCACCGACTCCCCGCTGGGCGCGGTCGGCGGGGCGGTCGGGCTCTGGATCGTCTGCAACATCCTGCAGGCGGTCGAGGCGCTCGGGGTGCTGCGGGAGTTCCTGCCCACGTTCTGGAACAACGCCTGGGTCGACGCCCTGGCACCGGAGCTGGACTGGAGCGGCATGGCCAAGGGGGCTTCGGTGTCGATCACGTACGCGGCCATCCTCATCGCCGTGGCCTTCCGCCGCTTCCGCCGCAAGGACGTGGTCAGTTAG